Below is a genomic region from Dehalococcoides mccartyi.
ACTGGAAGAGGGTAAAACCCGTGAGCTTACTCCGGGAGAAATAGCCGCCTTAAAGCGCATTACCCGCCTTAAATAAGGGGTTTACGCCGCATGGTCATGCTGGGCGGAGGCAAGTTTTCAGGGCGGAGATTTAAGTTTTGGCGGCGCATCTGCCAGTCTTTAAATACCTTTAACCCTTGTTCATCATCCAGTACATTCCAATACCGATAGTAATCTGATACGTAAAACTTGGGCATAAACCCGTCAGCTACGGTAATTACTTCGTCGGCTGCCTTTTCCACCAGTTTACGGGCAGTAGCTGAAGCAGCGGGTACGGCGGCAACTATTCTGGCCGGTTTTTTACGCCTTACAGATTCTATTGCCGCCAGCATGGTATAACCTGAGGCAAGTCCGTCATCAATGATAATAGCTGTCCGCCCGTTCAGTATGGAAAGTGTGCGGTGTCCCCTGTACAGCAGGCTTCTCTGCTGGACTTCAGCCCTTACTTTGTTGACCGTATAATGTATTTGCTGTTCGGTCATCTTTAGGTAATTTACCACTTCGTGGTTAAGCATCACCGCTCCGTCATCTGCCACTGCCCCGAAGCCTCCTTCCGGCCTTAACGGTATGGGCAGTTTACGGGAAATAATCATATCCATATCGGCATCCAGTGCCAAAGCCACCTGGGTAGCAATGGGTATACCGCCGTTAGGGATAGCCAGCACTATGGCAGATTTGTCCTTGTATTGGGTCAGTTTTTCAGCCAGCTGCCTGCCTGCATCAAATCTGTTTTCAAATATGGGCGATACCAGTGGTCTGTGCATCATGTCTCCTGCGGAATAAGTTTAAAAGCGTTTACATCTACCAGCCCCAAATCAGTCAGGCGCAGTTCGGGTATAACAGGCAGTGCCATAAATGATAAAGTGGCAAAGGGGGCGCTTAATTTACAGCCCAGTCCGGCTACCTGTTTATTTATTTCTTCCAGTGCGTCTACCACTTTTTCAAGCGGCTGGGTGGAAAGCAGCCCGGCTACCGGCAATGGCACCGAAGCACTTACCTTACCGTTCACCACCAGGGCAATGCCTCCGTTTAGCCTTTCCAGTTCCTTTACGGCAGTGTATATATCGGCATCATTTGTGCCTACGGCTACTACATTATGCGAATCATGGGCGACAGATGAAGCTATAGCCCCTTTTGTAATTCCAAACCCCTTTATCAGTCCCCGTCCTATATTGCCGCTTTGGCAGTGTCTTTCCAATACCACTATTTTTAGCAAATCCTGTTCAATATCTGGCGTGATAACCCCGTTTTCAGCGGGTATTTTCAGATTTAACCTGCGGGTTACAATCTGCCCGGGTATTACCTCTATGACAGGCATTTGCGTACTGCTGCCTTTAAGCGCCAGGTCTTTCATGTCAAAAGGTTTTATGTTCATACTGCTCAGGAGTGATTTGGGGACGTGGCTTTGGGATTTAAATAACGCCTGCCCCTTTTCCGCTACCAGTTCACCTGTGTGAAAGACCATATCTATATCCAGCTGATTTAGGTTTTGGCAGACTATCATATTGGCCAGATATCCGGGTGCAATTGCCCCGTGACCCTGCAGGCAGAAGTATTCGGCGGTGTTTATACTGGCCAGCTGGATAGCCCTTACGGGGTCAAGTCCCAGCTTTATGGCTTTGCGCACTACTGCGTCAATATCCCCGTCCCTTTGCAAATCAGCACAGCTTCGGTCATCTACCACAAAAATACAGCGCTTATAAGTTTTATCAGTTACCAGCGGCAGAAGCTCTGTCAGGTTTTTCTCCGAAGAACCTTCGCGTATCATTATGTACATGCCGCGGGCCAGTTTTTCTTTGGCTTCGTCAAGGTGGATACACTCATGGTCAGAGTGTATACCGGCGGAAATATAGGCATTTAAATCCTTGCCCGAAAGACCCGGAGCGTGGCCGTCCAGCACTTTACCCGAAGCGGCTTTAATCTTGTCAAGTACCGAAGGGACACCGAACAGTACCCCGGGAAAATTCATCATTTCTCCCAGTCCGGTTACGTTTGGAAGACACAGCAGCTCCGTCACATCTTTAGAGTTTATTTCAGCTCCGGCAGTTTCCAGATGGGTGGCAGGTACGCAGGAAGGGACTTGTAAAAAAATGTTTAAAGGTAAATCGGCTGAAGCACTCAAGACATAATCAATGCCCTCTTTGCCGCAGACATTACTTATCTCGTGCAGGTCGGTTATCAGGGCGGAAGTACCATGGGCAACTACTGCTCTGGCGTATTGGGAAATATCCAGCATGGAGCTTTCCACATGGGTATGCCCGTTGATAAGTCCGGGGAGAAGATATGCCCCTTTAAGGTCAATCACCCGGTTACCCAGTGTGTAGTTCCCTACACCGGCTATTTGGCCGCCAAACACAGCTACATTTGCCGGTTCTATTTCAGCGTTAAATACGTTTACTACTTTGGCATTTAAAAGCACCAAATCGGCTTTGGCTTCCCCTCTGGCAACTTTTATCAGCTGACTAAGGTTTGTCTGCATCCGGTTGTTCCTCCAGAGCAAATATTTCAGGTAACTGGCGGTGGCATTCGCCCCTGTCCAGTCCGTAACCTACCAGAAATTTATCAGCTACTTCGCAGCCCAGATAGTCTATTTCTACCGGGCAGATTCTGCGGCTGGGTTTACTGAGCAGGGCACACAGCTTTACCGAGTTTGCTTTACGCCTTTTCAGATACTTTAAAAGGTAAGAAATAGTTAACCCCGAATCAACAATATCTTCCACTACCAGTACGTCTTTGCCGGTAATATCCCGCTTCAGGGGGCGGGTCAGGCGTAATTTGCCGCTGCTTTGGGTATTTTGACCGTAACTGGCCAGCCCTACAAATTCCAGTTCAACAGGCATATTAAGGCGGCGTATCAGGTCAGCCATAAAAATAAATGACCCCTTTAGCACGCCTATGACTATCAGTGGTTTATCCTTGTAGCTGCGGTTGATTTCAGCGGCCAAACGTTCAAGATAAACTTCAATATCAGCCTTGGAAATAAAAAGCGAAAGATTCATCCTGTTCATCATCTGGTTGTGATTATAGCCTGCAAATCTCCACCTGTCTAGAAAGCAGGTTATTATTACTTGTATCAGGTGTTTATTATTTAGATCTAACCTTGTGGGGCAAAATACGTTATAGGAAAAGATGACTTGGATTGTTTTAGGGAGGTGTTTAAGGAGTAATTATCCGGGGCAGCGGGATTTCCAAACTTTAGTTCTGTAAATATAAACTGTAAAGCTAAATGGTATGCTTCGGGGAAAAAGAGTGTTATAATTTGCCAACTAAAATTGATAGATAACGAGGATTTTATGAAGTGTCTTAATTGTTCCCGTGATTTTGATGATAATCTGGTAGAATCCGGTTTGCTGTTTTGCCCTTTCTGCGGGGTCGGCCAGCCAAGAGGTTCCCAAAATCCTGACATAAACAATATGACTTTTTGCAGCTGCGGCCAGGGTATCGTGGGAAAAGTGAACTATTGCCCCGGCTGCGGGCAGATGTTAAACCCTGACGCCCCTCCGCTTGAGCACAGCGGCCGTCTTTACAAGAATACGCCCCGTCGTGAATCGTCTGACAAATTGCCGCCGGCGGTTCAGCCAACCTCTGAAGATAACGAATATGAAAATGATGAAGAGTTTGAGTCTGCCGATAAACCACGGGCTTATCGGGATGAGGAAGAGACGCCTCTTCCTGCAAGACATGGAAGACAAGCCTATCCCTATTATGACCAGTATGAAGAACGGCCTCGCAGCCGCATGTCCCGCCGTTATTCTGCAAATGATGATTACTTTGAAGATGAAGAACCTCGCTACCGCAATCCCCGCCGCCCTGCCAGAGCCTACCGCGAAGAACGCAGTTACCGCCCTAACCGTCGGAATGATGTAATGCCGTTATTGGTGGTGCTTTTGATTGCCGGTGTAGGCGTACTGGGTTATGGCATTTATCTTCTGATTCAAAATTTTATCGGCAGTTAACCCATCTTCCTTAATCTAGCCTTAATATTGCTGCTGTATAGTTAGTGCACGTGCAGTCTTGATTATGCCTTTTCACTGCAGACAGAGAAAGGAAACAGATGGTTATTCAAGTGCAAAATCTGGTAAAAGTCTACGGCCCTATACGGGCAGTAGATGGTATCAGTTTTGAGGTCAAAAAAGGTGAAGTCTTCGGTATGCTGGGTCCGAACGGTGCCGGTAAGACTACCACAACCGAAATTATTGAAGGTTTGCGTGATGCCGATTCCGGCAATATCACTGTGATGGGTATGGATGTACGCAAACAACGTGAACAGATTAAACAGCTTATCGGCATCCAGCTTCAGGCTCCGGCTCTTTTGCCGCTGTTAAATGTAGAAGAAATATTAAAACTTTTCACCTCTTTCTACCGTAATTCTCTGCCGGTTGATAAACTATTGGAAATGGTAGCGCTGACCGAAAGCCGCAAGGTACTTTCTAAGAATCTCTCCGGCGGTCAGCAGCAGCGCTTATCGGTAGCTATGGCTATGGTCAATAACCCGGAGATTACCTTTCTGGACGAACCCACCACCGGGCTTGACCCTCAGGCCAGACGGGGTTTGTGGTCGGTTATTGAAGA
It encodes:
- a CDS encoding phosphoribosyltransferase; translated protein: MHRPLVSPIFENRFDAGRQLAEKLTQYKDKSAIVLAIPNGGIPIATQVALALDADMDMIISRKLPIPLRPEGGFGAVADDGAVMLNHEVVNYLKMTEQQIHYTVNKVRAEVQQRSLLYRGHRTLSILNGRTAIIIDDGLASGYTMLAAIESVRRKKPARIVAAVPAASATARKLVEKAADEVITVADGFMPKFYVSDYYRYWNVLDDEQGLKVFKDWQMRRQNLNLRPENLPPPSMTMRRKPLI
- the ade gene encoding adenine deaminase, which produces MQTNLSQLIKVARGEAKADLVLLNAKVVNVFNAEIEPANVAVFGGQIAGVGNYTLGNRVIDLKGAYLLPGLINGHTHVESSMLDISQYARAVVAHGTSALITDLHEISNVCGKEGIDYVLSASADLPLNIFLQVPSCVPATHLETAGAEINSKDVTELLCLPNVTGLGEMMNFPGVLFGVPSVLDKIKAASGKVLDGHAPGLSGKDLNAYISAGIHSDHECIHLDEAKEKLARGMYIMIREGSSEKNLTELLPLVTDKTYKRCIFVVDDRSCADLQRDGDIDAVVRKAIKLGLDPVRAIQLASINTAEYFCLQGHGAIAPGYLANMIVCQNLNQLDIDMVFHTGELVAEKGQALFKSQSHVPKSLLSSMNIKPFDMKDLALKGSSTQMPVIEVIPGQIVTRRLNLKIPAENGVITPDIEQDLLKIVVLERHCQSGNIGRGLIKGFGITKGAIASSVAHDSHNVVAVGTNDADIYTAVKELERLNGGIALVVNGKVSASVPLPVAGLLSTQPLEKVVDALEEINKQVAGLGCKLSAPFATLSFMALPVIPELRLTDLGLVDVNAFKLIPQET
- the hpt gene encoding hypoxanthine phosphoribosyltransferase; this encodes MMNRMNLSLFISKADIEVYLERLAAEINRSYKDKPLIVIGVLKGSFIFMADLIRRLNMPVELEFVGLASYGQNTQSSGKLRLTRPLKRDITGKDVLVVEDIVDSGLTISYLLKYLKRRKANSVKLCALLSKPSRRICPVEIDYLGCEVADKFLVGYGLDRGECHRQLPEIFALEEQPDADKP
- a CDS encoding ABC transporter ATP-binding protein, producing the protein MVIQVQNLVKVYGPIRAVDGISFEVKKGEVFGMLGPNGAGKTTTTEIIEGLRDADSGNITVMGMDVRKQREQIKQLIGIQLQAPALLPLLNVEEILKLFTSFYRNSLPVDKLLEMVALTESRKVLSKNLSGGQQQRLSVAMAMVNNPEITFLDEPTTGLDPQARRGLWSVIEELRAQGKTVFLTTHYMDEAERLCDRIAVVDHGKIIALDTPKKLISGNFKESAIEFEMEPVPSGELLGSFPCVTSASVEGFEVILYSADVPKTMGAILDYAEKNKGNTELRNLHVRQATLEDVFLKLTGRKIRE